Part of the Vigna radiata var. radiata cultivar VC1973A chromosome 11, Vradiata_ver6, whole genome shotgun sequence genome is shown below.
CCCACATCCATTTTAGAAAAATCAACGACAGAACAAAACAAATTGGCCAGTTTCCACTCTAAATAGAAGCATCTTAAGATTCATGGATACCAAATTATAGCCACAcgacattgaaataaatttttatagtaCCCATATATTTTGATCTGACGTATTATTTTAAAGCAAATATATGCATATACAttgaaaatcaataaattaatttgttttgttagtAGACATGATaactgaataaataaataaataaataaataagattacgTTCCTTTTCCCCTCTGATTGAAGCAGGCAAAATCGGTTGAATGGAAATTATTTCGGGAAGGAAGGCGTAATAAATGAAGGGAGAacatggttgaataaatttggTGTTGGAGGGAGCTAAACGTGGTTGATGGATGTGAAATAGAAAAGAGTGGTACTGTTATGAcagttaacaaattttaatacatgctttatatttatgatttgattttttgatttgtttttgtttttagaaatataaaaagaatttatttaatgaGAGAAGTTCGAGAATGGCAATGGAGGGTTAGGCGGAGTGGTGTGGATGCAGATGATGCAGGAGCTTAACCTCCAGTCAAGGGGCGTTGAAGTTTTGGTTTGTTGAAGAGCTTCCACGTGATAACCAACGCAAATGGATGGAGACTGTTAGGGAAATTGACAGTGGTGTTTGCTTAGAATGGAATATAAAACCCAGGGAGAGGAACAAGTGAACATCCAAGAGGTGAAGTGAAAGAAGGTCGGAGAGAGATGGTGGGTACAGTGGGTCCGAGAGTTGAAAGCTTGGCGAGCAGTGGGATAAAGTGTATCCCCAAGGAGTACGTCAGGCCGCAAGAGGAGTTGGAGAACATAGGAAACGTCTTCGAGGAGGAAAAGAAGGAAGGGCCTCAAGTTCCAACCATTGACCTGGGAGAGATAGATTCGCCGTCGGAGGTTGTTCGAGGGAAGTGTCGGGAGAAGCTGAAGAAAGCGGCGGCGGAATGGGGCGTGATGAACCTGGTGAACCATGGCATCCCTGAGGAGCTCTTGAATCGGCTGCGGAAAGCTGGGGAAACCTTCTTCTCTCTTCCAATTGAGGAGAAGGAGAAGTACGCCAACGACCAAGCCACTGGGAAGATTCAGGGGTATGGAAGCAAGCTTGCCAACAATGCCAGTGGCCAATTGGAGTGGGAAGATTACTTCTTCCACCTTGTTTATCCTGAAGAGAAACGCGACCTCTCCATCTGGCCAACCAAACCTTCTGATTACACGTGAGCACTCATCAACATCATCGTTTCTTGGTTCCttctttcactttttatatgtttgattatagtttcttacatatttattggtgtgttttgtttttgataaagtGAGGCTACAAGCGAGTATGCAAGGCAACTGAGGAGGCTTGCGACGAAGATACTGGAGGCACTGTCTATTGGATTGGGGTTGGAAGGTGGAAGATTAGAGAAGGAAGTGGGTGGAATGGAAGAACTTTTGCTTCAGTTGAAGATCAACTACTACCCAATCTGTCCACAGCCGGAATTGGCTCTGGGAGTTGAAGCTCACACAGATGTAAGTTCACTGACCTTCCTCCTTCATAACATGGTGCCGGGTCTGCAACTTTTCTACAAGGGCAACTGGGTGACGGCGAAGTGTGTGCCTAATTCCATTTTCATGCACATCGGAGACACCATTGAAATCCTGAGTAACGGGAGGTACAAGAGTATTCTCCACCGGGGATTGGTGAACAAAGAAAAAGTTCGAATATCCTGGGCCGTGTTCTGTGAACCCCCGAAGGAGAAGATCATCTTGCAGCCACTGCCTGAACTCGTGACGGAGAAAGAACCGGCACGTTTTCCTCCCCGCACTTTTGCTCAACATATTCACCACAAACTTTTCAGGAAGGACGAGGAAGCTCTTCCGAATTGAGTCTCTCCGTCTCCTGATTCATCATCACTCTACTCTATGCTTCTCTTCTGCACTTCTTAGTCCTTATTGCTTGTACTAATAAAACGACCACTCCTGTGGTCTCTCTCCTCGTGTTAAGTTTCTTTCAtttcctttattaaaatatattatttttctttattgaaattgttctttttatcattattgTAAACATCTTTTTCATCATTATATCAAAAATATGCCCAAGTCTTtacttctttaaaaataaataaatatatacatgcCACATACTTTAGTCCTccacctttttttatttttttaatgaacaatCAAATACatacatcaaaatatttaaattatttagaacGATCTGATCGTTTTATAACGAGATGAGATACAATTTCTTATCTGTTTTTTTAGTAATAGTCAACTTGATTCACTTTTGGTAAATAAAAAACAcacgagttttttttttaccacCCTAGTAAATATAGCCAAGATTATCCAGAAAAGAGTATACTAACGAAAATAATAAACAGATTTAACTGTACTCAATACAAGTTCctaattacatatataaatacaGGTATGTAGGGATTAGCATTagtaataaagtaataaatcaattatatatttggtagaaattaaagaaatatacaGAAAGTAATAAagtggaaaaaaaagaaaaaaaaataagagagagaTTATTTAGCCGAAGAGAAGTATGTAAAAAtacctataaataaaagttgtttatttttttatgggataaaataaaaacaaaagacactatttttactaaaaaaaaaagggtcaaagttttaaaatatttatttctattgaattttatcatttaatgatatttatgcaatattattttctattaaagtaatatgatttttaatcgTTCATTTtaactgttattattattattttagtaaaccATTTGAGGGCAAGTGTTAATTGTCATGTGatgttaaaattatgtttatattttaatatctgaactttttttcaactcattttattttattttatatcagaATAAAAATACACATTAAAACCATtgcaattataaattatagttGAAAATTTATCTCATAAGTAGATAAAagtaaatcttaaaaaaaaaaaaagttaaagatgaTTATTGCATCGCATGGAAACAGTTGAGTTTTAACAAAAAGTTTATAGATGTATTTTCGTTTAAAATATAtcccaattttatttattttgttaagacTAATTAGATACATCgataatacattattataatGCACCTTAATAAAGCATTTAAATTCCCCGTGTTTTACAAAATACTAGTatttgcaaaaagaaaaattgtaaacaCGATGGTATTAGTTTGTGTAGTGTTGGATTGTATTGaccttatattattttttaatttttacatcatATAATTCTAAAATTGCCATGCAGtgtaattatgtatttttatttttcttttagcaaAACTTTACCCAGATTGAAAACAAGAGGCTGATATAGATCggattaacaaatatttaaaaaattcaaacgaATTATATTCCTTAAACGTTGATTAGTTCAAacttaaacatttattaaattaacttaactGGTGTTACCTACGAATACCCACACCACAAATCATAACGAGAGCAACTAGGTGGCgtcttttcataattttaattttttatttatttaaagttatactTAATAcatttaacattaaataataattaagacaGATGATATTTATATGGAAGCAATTGATtatattcaatattataaaactaaaagaaataattattagtaCAAATACTGTTTCacatttattattctttaaaacagacttaaatgaaattttaggtttttttactctatccacattttttttttcattttagaatagagacatttttttatttattttaaatattcaattataatctaaaagtcaaatttatgtatgctttatttattttggatacttatctttaaaaaaaatctaattatttaaagtataaaatataacacaggaaaaaaaattagaggttagattaaaataacaaataacttaagttatatacatttttttttttcaaattgagtGCATAATTTAATTAGGAATAAATggataaattagaaaaaaagatgaaaaagtagGCAGAAACActtgcaaaaagaaaagcaacgAGTGCAGCATGGGCATTACATAAGCGATAAGGATCCAAACTCATGACACTGGCGCC
Proteins encoded:
- the LOC106777796 gene encoding leucoanthocyanidin dioxygenase produces the protein MVGTVGPRVESLASSGIKCIPKEYVRPQEELENIGNVFEEEKKEGPQVPTIDLGEIDSPSEVVRGKCREKLKKAAAEWGVMNLVNHGIPEELLNRLRKAGETFFSLPIEEKEKYANDQATGKIQGYGSKLANNASGQLEWEDYFFHLVYPEEKRDLSIWPTKPSDYTEATSEYARQLRRLATKILEALSIGLGLEGGRLEKEVGGMEELLLQLKINYYPICPQPELALGVEAHTDVSSLTFLLHNMVPGLQLFYKGNWVTAKCVPNSIFMHIGDTIEILSNGRYKSILHRGLVNKEKVRISWAVFCEPPKEKIILQPLPELVTEKEPARFPPRTFAQHIHHKLFRKDEEALPN